The proteins below come from a single Anguilla rostrata isolate EN2019 chromosome 3, ASM1855537v3, whole genome shotgun sequence genomic window:
- the znf185 gene encoding zinc finger protein 185 isoform X6, which yields MSMSKGDRQSVLRTTKVRTALKGDNSWIQRRAEAQAEQEEKPWLAEVRGTRTNGDSDESSSVSPPTSPSAAPAATPPSPTSTSQPSPSSSLDFSNSPKPPSGGYLIRGVFTKTDTKKPTSPLPYNGSSPSSTFIPKKPSDSYKKIAPHSVRTASESSAPAETTLSSEEQDKRAEAASSVLRTSAAKQRSYVLSAAKKYESPEKADSQLSPNSVSFVAKRVEINDEEESAPTDAQNDVTPRVPTPQDTVPQPTKQSSPAASTKVTISDTKISSATSSSVETKKLSPAPSPSAPVSTKVVKPASAPDTKASPAKISQVVKAEPAPVPSKDSGKDVLTLTKSPQVEAEPAPSPTDDLENDDLITVTESPQVEAEPAPSPADDLENDDLITVTESPQVEAEPAPSPTDDLENDDLITVTESSQVKADPAPAPSDNLENDDLIALAESTEVLVDPVPSTTDIEYSHDLLSGPDSSQSEKTVVSLDKLAVDFIPIDTNRKYLSTDRPLEDTRQSPTKKQPADTQSPLVLVDPLPSSADNPSQNVVTSTVSVKEQKTKFEDLSSTQTTIRTVQSSSETVKTTSTKSTIKLPSETIKTTSTKSTIELPSETVKTTTTKSAIELPSETVKTTSTKSTIELPSETVKTTTTKSAIELPSETVKTTSTKSTIEFPSETVKTTTTKSTIKLPSETIKTTSTKSTIELPSETVKTTTTKSAIELPSETVKTTSTKSTIEFPSETVKTTTTKSTIELPSETVKTTTTKSTIEFPSETVKTTTTKSSQEPLIPLSSRETLQSWETSRKYVSNYALDSQSADNDSDSKTETLITTEEEQEEPEAVGADDAEDDWKYREESSTRWSSWRTQTIASETEATEESEPEPQRPPSVPLDRALENTIQELDSLEPKKSFVYVKEYVNSELANNTSQNGGNEYVSSRTSSYSYSSPPTNFRNCTYCGELVGSDAKITIEDLNIYCHPSCFKCGVCSRPMGDLLYNMFLHHSTVHCETCYSNLF from the exons atgtcaatgtCAAAAG GCGACAGGCAGTCTGTGCTTCGGACAACAAAGGTTCGGACAGCCCTGAAAGGAGACAACAGCTGGATACAACGCCGCGCTGAGGCTCAAGCGGAGCAAGAAGAGAAACCATG gCTCGCAGAGGTTAGAGGGACACGCACCAATGGAGATTCTGATGAGTCCAGTTCCGTGTCCCCGCCCACCAGCCCTTCTGCGGCCCCAGCTGCAACTCCTCCTTCCCCCACTTCAACAAG CCAGCCATCTCCATCATCGTCTCTCGACTTCTCAAACAG CCCAAAACCACCATCCGGAGGATACCTGATCAG AGGAGTTTTCACAAAAACCGACACCAAAAAACCAACTTCCCCATTACCATATAATGGCTCCAG CCCCTCCAGTACTTTCATTCCCAAGAAGCCAAGTGACTCATACAAGAAAAT AGCGCCTCATTCTGTGCGAACAGCTTCAGAAAGCTCTGCCCCAGCTGAGACAACACTGTCCTCAGAGGAACAGGACAAGAG AGCGGAGGCAGCCAGCAGCGTTCTCAGAACCTCAGCGGCTAAACAGCGCTCCTATGTCCTCTCGGCAGCCAAGAAATACGA GTCCCCAGAGAAAGCAGACAGTCAACTGTCTCCTAACAGTGTATCTTTCGTAGCTAAAAG GGTGGAGATTAACGACGAGGAAGAGAGTGCCCCCACCGACGCTCAAAATGATGTCACCCCTCGTGTTCCCACCCCCCAGGACACAGTTCCGCAGCCCACAAAGCAATCGAG CCCTGCAGCGAGCACAAAGGTTACCATTTCTGACACAAAGATCTCTTCTGCTACAtccag TTCTGTGGAAACAAAGAAATTGAGTCCTGCCCCAAGTCCCTCTGCCCCAGTCAG TACTAAAGTCGTCAAGCCAGCCTCAGCCCCAGACACAAAGGCCAGTCCTGCCAAAATCAG TCAGGTGGTGAAAGCTGAACCAGCACCGGTACCCAGCAAAGATTCGGGAAAAGATGTCCTCACATTGACTAAGAG TCCACAGGTGGAAGCTGAACCAGCCCCGTCTCCCACTGATGATTTAGAGAATGACGATCTCATTACGGTCACTGAGAG TCCACAGGTGGAAGCTGAACCAGCCCCTTCCCCGGCTGATGATTTAGAGAATGACGATCTCATTACGGTCACTGAGAG TCCACAGGTGGAAGCTGAACCAGCCCCATCCCCCACTGATGATTTAGAGAATGATGATCTCATTACGGTCACTGAGAG TTCACAGGTGAAAGCTgacccagccccagcccccagtGATAATTTAGAGAATGATGACCTTATCGCACTCGCTGAGAG taCGGAGGTCTTGGTGGATCCTGTCCCCAGCACAACTGACATCGAGTACAGTCACGACCTACTCTCTGGTCCAGACAG cagccaatcagaaaagaCGGTGGTCTCACTGGACAAGCTGGCTGTTGATTTCATACCCATCGATACCAACAGGAAATa cctcagcacagacaggccTTTGGAAGATACCCGTCAATCTCCGACAAAAAAGcaaccagcagacacacagag cccACTGGTCTTGGTGGATCCCCTGCCCAGCAGTGCTGACAACCCGAGTCAAAATGTCGTCACCTCAACAGTGAG TGTCAAAGAACAAAAGACAAAGTTTGAGGACCTGAGCAGCACACAGACTACTATCAG GACAGTTCAGTCATCATCTGAAACTGTCAAGACTACATCTACCAAGAG CACAATTAAGTTGCCATCTGAAACGATCAAAACTACATCTACCAAGAG CACAATTGAGTTGCCATCTGAAACAGTCAAGACTACAACTACCAAGAG CGCAATTGAGTTGCCATCTGAAACAGTCAAGACTACATCTACCAAGAG CACAATTGAGTTGCCATCTGAAACAGTCAAGACTACAACTACCAAGAG CGCAATTGAGTTGCCATCTGAAACAGTCAAGACTACATCTACCAAGAG TACAATTGAGTTCCCATCTGAAACAGTCAAGACTACAACTACCAAGAG CACAATTAAGTTGCCATCTGAAACGATCAAAACTACATCTACCAAGAG CACAATTGAGTTGCCATCTGAAACAGTCAAGACTACAACTACCAAGAG CGCAATTGAGTTGCCATCTGAAACAGTCAAGACTACATCTACCAAGAG TACAATTGAGTTCCCATCTGAAACAGTCAAGACTACAACTACCAAGAG CACCATTGAGTTGCCATCTGAAACAGTCAAGACTACAACTACCAAGAG CACAATTGAGTTTCCATCTGAAACAGTCAAGACTACAACTACCAAGAG CTCCCAAGAGCCTTTGATCCCACTGAGCTCCCGAGAGACGCTTCAAAGCTGGGAAACCAG CAGAAAATATGTCTCAAACTATGCTTTGGACAGCCAGTCAGCTGACAATGATTCAGACAGCAAAACTGAAACCCTGATCACTACAGAAGAAGA GCAAGAAGAGCCTGAAGCAGTGGGAGCAGACGACGCTGAGGATGACTGGAA ATATAGGGAGGAAAGCAGCACACGCTGGAGCAGTTGGAGGACACAAACCATAGCTTCCGAAACAGAGGCCACAGAAGAGAG TGAGCCAGAGCCACAGAGACCCCCGTCAGTCCCCTTGGACAG GGCCTTGGAGAACACCATACAAGAGCTCGATTCACTCGAGCCCAAGAA gAGCTTTGTGTATGTGAAAGAGTACGTCAATTCAGAGCTGGCCAACAACACAAGCCAAAATGGAGG AAATGAATATGTATCCTCACGCACTTCCTCCTACTCCTACAGCAGCCCTCCTACCAATTTCAG GAACTGCACATACTGCGGAGAGCTGGTAGGAAGTGACGCAAAGATCACCATCGAGGACCTGAACATCTACTGCCATCCGAGCTGCTTCAAG tgtggtgtgtgcagtagACCCATGGGAGACCTGCTGTACAACATGTTCCTGCATCACTCAACGGTCCACTGTGAAACCTGTTACTCCAATCTCTTCTAG
- the znf185 gene encoding zinc finger protein 185 isoform X25, which translates to MSMSKGDRQSVLRTTKVRTALKGDNSWIQRRAEAQAEQEEKPWLAEVRGTRTNGDSDESSSVSPPTSPSAAPAATPPSPTSTSQPSPSSSLDFSNSPKPPSGGYLIRGVFTKTDTKKPTSPLPYNGSSPSSTFIPKKPSDSYKKIAPHSVRTASESSAPAETTLSSEEQDKRAEAASSVLRTSAAKQRSYVLSAAKKYESPEKADSQLSPNSVSFVAKRVEINDEEESAPTDAQNDVTPRVPTPQDTVPQPTKQSSPAASTKVTISDTKISSATSSSVETKKLSPAPSPSAPVSTKVVKPASAPDTKASPAKISQVVKAEPAPVPSKDSGKDVLTLTKSPQVEAEPAPSPTDDLENDDLITVTESPQVEAEPAPSPADDLENDDLITVTESPQVEAEPAPSPTDDLENDDLITVTESSQVKADPAPAPSDNLENDDLIALAESTEVLVDPVPSTTDIEYSHDLLSGPDSSQSEKTVVSLDKLAVDFIPIDTNRKYLSTDRPLEDTRQSPTKKQPADTQSPLVLVDPLPSSADNPSQNVVTSTVSVKEQKTKFEDLSSTQTTIRTVQSSSETVKTTSTKSTIKLPSETIKTTSTKSTIELPSETVKTTTTKSAIELPSETVKTTSTKSTIELPSETVKTTTTKSAIELPSETVKTTSTKSTIEFPSETVKTTTTKSTIEFPSETIKTTTTKSTIELPSETVKTTTTKSTIEFPSETVKTTTTKSTIELPSETVKTTTTKSTIEFPSETVKTTTTKSSQEPLIPLSSRETLQSWETSRKYVSNYALDSQSADNDSDSKTETLITTEEEQEEPEAVGADDAEDDWKYREESSTRWSSWRTQTIASETEATEESEPEPQRPPSVPLDRALENTIQELDSLEPKKSFVYVKEYVNSELANNTSQNGGNEYVSSRTSSYSYSSPPTNFRNCTYCGELVGSDAKITIEDLNIYCHPSCFKCGVCSRPMGDLLYNMFLHHSTVHCETCYSNLF; encoded by the exons atgtcaatgtCAAAAG GCGACAGGCAGTCTGTGCTTCGGACAACAAAGGTTCGGACAGCCCTGAAAGGAGACAACAGCTGGATACAACGCCGCGCTGAGGCTCAAGCGGAGCAAGAAGAGAAACCATG gCTCGCAGAGGTTAGAGGGACACGCACCAATGGAGATTCTGATGAGTCCAGTTCCGTGTCCCCGCCCACCAGCCCTTCTGCGGCCCCAGCTGCAACTCCTCCTTCCCCCACTTCAACAAG CCAGCCATCTCCATCATCGTCTCTCGACTTCTCAAACAG CCCAAAACCACCATCCGGAGGATACCTGATCAG AGGAGTTTTCACAAAAACCGACACCAAAAAACCAACTTCCCCATTACCATATAATGGCTCCAG CCCCTCCAGTACTTTCATTCCCAAGAAGCCAAGTGACTCATACAAGAAAAT AGCGCCTCATTCTGTGCGAACAGCTTCAGAAAGCTCTGCCCCAGCTGAGACAACACTGTCCTCAGAGGAACAGGACAAGAG AGCGGAGGCAGCCAGCAGCGTTCTCAGAACCTCAGCGGCTAAACAGCGCTCCTATGTCCTCTCGGCAGCCAAGAAATACGA GTCCCCAGAGAAAGCAGACAGTCAACTGTCTCCTAACAGTGTATCTTTCGTAGCTAAAAG GGTGGAGATTAACGACGAGGAAGAGAGTGCCCCCACCGACGCTCAAAATGATGTCACCCCTCGTGTTCCCACCCCCCAGGACACAGTTCCGCAGCCCACAAAGCAATCGAG CCCTGCAGCGAGCACAAAGGTTACCATTTCTGACACAAAGATCTCTTCTGCTACAtccag TTCTGTGGAAACAAAGAAATTGAGTCCTGCCCCAAGTCCCTCTGCCCCAGTCAG TACTAAAGTCGTCAAGCCAGCCTCAGCCCCAGACACAAAGGCCAGTCCTGCCAAAATCAG TCAGGTGGTGAAAGCTGAACCAGCACCGGTACCCAGCAAAGATTCGGGAAAAGATGTCCTCACATTGACTAAGAG TCCACAGGTGGAAGCTGAACCAGCCCCGTCTCCCACTGATGATTTAGAGAATGACGATCTCATTACGGTCACTGAGAG TCCACAGGTGGAAGCTGAACCAGCCCCTTCCCCGGCTGATGATTTAGAGAATGACGATCTCATTACGGTCACTGAGAG TCCACAGGTGGAAGCTGAACCAGCCCCATCCCCCACTGATGATTTAGAGAATGATGATCTCATTACGGTCACTGAGAG TTCACAGGTGAAAGCTgacccagccccagcccccagtGATAATTTAGAGAATGATGACCTTATCGCACTCGCTGAGAG taCGGAGGTCTTGGTGGATCCTGTCCCCAGCACAACTGACATCGAGTACAGTCACGACCTACTCTCTGGTCCAGACAG cagccaatcagaaaagaCGGTGGTCTCACTGGACAAGCTGGCTGTTGATTTCATACCCATCGATACCAACAGGAAATa cctcagcacagacaggccTTTGGAAGATACCCGTCAATCTCCGACAAAAAAGcaaccagcagacacacagag cccACTGGTCTTGGTGGATCCCCTGCCCAGCAGTGCTGACAACCCGAGTCAAAATGTCGTCACCTCAACAGTGAG TGTCAAAGAACAAAAGACAAAGTTTGAGGACCTGAGCAGCACACAGACTACTATCAG GACAGTTCAGTCATCATCTGAAACTGTCAAGACTACATCTACCAAGAG CACAATTAAGTTGCCATCTGAAACGATCAAAACTACATCTACCAAGAG CACAATTGAGTTGCCATCTGAAACAGTCAAGACTACAACTACCAAGAG CGCAATTGAGTTGCCATCTGAAACAGTCAAGACTACATCTACCAAGAG CACAATTGAGTTGCCATCTGAAACAGTCAAGACTACAACTACCAAGAG CGCAATTGAGTTGCCATCTGAAACAGTCAAGACTACATCTACCAAGAG TACAATTGAGTTCCCATCTGAAACAGTCAAGACTACAACTACCAAGAG TACAATTGAGTTCCCATCTGAAACAATCAAGACTACAACTACCAAGAG CACAATTGAGTTGCCATCTGAAACAGTCAAGACTACAACTACCAAGAG TACAATTGAGTTCCCATCTGAAACAGTCAAGACTACAACTACCAAGAG CACCATTGAGTTGCCATCTGAAACAGTCAAGACTACAACTACCAAGAG CACAATTGAGTTTCCATCTGAAACAGTCAAGACTACAACTACCAAGAG CTCCCAAGAGCCTTTGATCCCACTGAGCTCCCGAGAGACGCTTCAAAGCTGGGAAACCAG CAGAAAATATGTCTCAAACTATGCTTTGGACAGCCAGTCAGCTGACAATGATTCAGACAGCAAAACTGAAACCCTGATCACTACAGAAGAAGA GCAAGAAGAGCCTGAAGCAGTGGGAGCAGACGACGCTGAGGATGACTGGAA ATATAGGGAGGAAAGCAGCACACGCTGGAGCAGTTGGAGGACACAAACCATAGCTTCCGAAACAGAGGCCACAGAAGAGAG TGAGCCAGAGCCACAGAGACCCCCGTCAGTCCCCTTGGACAG GGCCTTGGAGAACACCATACAAGAGCTCGATTCACTCGAGCCCAAGAA gAGCTTTGTGTATGTGAAAGAGTACGTCAATTCAGAGCTGGCCAACAACACAAGCCAAAATGGAGG AAATGAATATGTATCCTCACGCACTTCCTCCTACTCCTACAGCAGCCCTCCTACCAATTTCAG GAACTGCACATACTGCGGAGAGCTGGTAGGAAGTGACGCAAAGATCACCATCGAGGACCTGAACATCTACTGCCATCCGAGCTGCTTCAAG tgtggtgtgtgcagtagACCCATGGGAGACCTGCTGTACAACATGTTCCTGCATCACTCAACGGTCCACTGTGAAACCTGTTACTCCAATCTCTTCTAG
- the znf185 gene encoding zinc finger protein 185 isoform X23: MSMSKGDRQSVLRTTKVRTALKGDNSWIQRRAEAQAEQEEKPWLAEVRGTRTNGDSDESSSVSPPTSPSAAPAATPPSPTSTSQPSPSSSLDFSNSPKPPSGGYLIRGVFTKTDTKKPTSPLPYNGSSPSSTFIPKKPSDSYKKIAPHSVRTASESSAPAETTLSSEEQDKRAEAASSVLRTSAAKQRSYVLSAAKKYESPEKADSQLSPNSVSFVAKRVEINDEEESAPTDAQNDVTPRVPTPQDTVPQPTKQSSPAASTKVTISDTKISSATSSSVETKKLSPAPSPSAPVSTKVVKPASAPDTKASPAKISQVVKAEPAPVPSKDSGKDVLTLTKSPQVEAEPAPSPTDDLENDDLITVTESPQVEAEPAPSPADDLENDDLITVTESPQVEAEPAPSPTDDLENDDLITVTESSQVKADPAPAPSDNLENDDLIALAESTEVLVDPVPSTTDIEYSHDLLSGPDSSQSEKTVVSLDKLAVDFIPIDTNRKYLSTDRPLEDTRQSPTKKQPADTQSPLVLVDPLPSSADNPSQNVVTSTVSVKEQKTKFEDLSSTQTTIRTVQSSSETVKTTSTKSTIKLPSETIKTTSTKSTIELPSETVKTTTTKSAIELPSETVKTTSTKSTIELPSETVKTTTTKSAIELPSETVKTTSTKSTIEFPSETVKTTTTKSTIELPSETVKTTTTKSAIELPSETVKTTSTKSTIEFPSETVKTTTTKSTIELPSETVKTTTTKSTIEFPSETVKTTTTKSSQEPLIPLSSRETLQSWETSRKYVSNYALDSQSADNDSDSKTETLITTEEEQEEPEAVGADDAEDDWKYREESSTRWSSWRTQTIASETEATEESEPEPQRPPSVPLDRALENTIQELDSLEPKKSFVYVKEYVNSELANNTSQNGGNEYVSSRTSSYSYSSPPTNFRNCTYCGELVGSDAKITIEDLNIYCHPSCFKCGVCSRPMGDLLYNMFLHHSTVHCETCYSNLF, encoded by the exons atgtcaatgtCAAAAG GCGACAGGCAGTCTGTGCTTCGGACAACAAAGGTTCGGACAGCCCTGAAAGGAGACAACAGCTGGATACAACGCCGCGCTGAGGCTCAAGCGGAGCAAGAAGAGAAACCATG gCTCGCAGAGGTTAGAGGGACACGCACCAATGGAGATTCTGATGAGTCCAGTTCCGTGTCCCCGCCCACCAGCCCTTCTGCGGCCCCAGCTGCAACTCCTCCTTCCCCCACTTCAACAAG CCAGCCATCTCCATCATCGTCTCTCGACTTCTCAAACAG CCCAAAACCACCATCCGGAGGATACCTGATCAG AGGAGTTTTCACAAAAACCGACACCAAAAAACCAACTTCCCCATTACCATATAATGGCTCCAG CCCCTCCAGTACTTTCATTCCCAAGAAGCCAAGTGACTCATACAAGAAAAT AGCGCCTCATTCTGTGCGAACAGCTTCAGAAAGCTCTGCCCCAGCTGAGACAACACTGTCCTCAGAGGAACAGGACAAGAG AGCGGAGGCAGCCAGCAGCGTTCTCAGAACCTCAGCGGCTAAACAGCGCTCCTATGTCCTCTCGGCAGCCAAGAAATACGA GTCCCCAGAGAAAGCAGACAGTCAACTGTCTCCTAACAGTGTATCTTTCGTAGCTAAAAG GGTGGAGATTAACGACGAGGAAGAGAGTGCCCCCACCGACGCTCAAAATGATGTCACCCCTCGTGTTCCCACCCCCCAGGACACAGTTCCGCAGCCCACAAAGCAATCGAG CCCTGCAGCGAGCACAAAGGTTACCATTTCTGACACAAAGATCTCTTCTGCTACAtccag TTCTGTGGAAACAAAGAAATTGAGTCCTGCCCCAAGTCCCTCTGCCCCAGTCAG TACTAAAGTCGTCAAGCCAGCCTCAGCCCCAGACACAAAGGCCAGTCCTGCCAAAATCAG TCAGGTGGTGAAAGCTGAACCAGCACCGGTACCCAGCAAAGATTCGGGAAAAGATGTCCTCACATTGACTAAGAG TCCACAGGTGGAAGCTGAACCAGCCCCGTCTCCCACTGATGATTTAGAGAATGACGATCTCATTACGGTCACTGAGAG TCCACAGGTGGAAGCTGAACCAGCCCCTTCCCCGGCTGATGATTTAGAGAATGACGATCTCATTACGGTCACTGAGAG TCCACAGGTGGAAGCTGAACCAGCCCCATCCCCCACTGATGATTTAGAGAATGATGATCTCATTACGGTCACTGAGAG TTCACAGGTGAAAGCTgacccagccccagcccccagtGATAATTTAGAGAATGATGACCTTATCGCACTCGCTGAGAG taCGGAGGTCTTGGTGGATCCTGTCCCCAGCACAACTGACATCGAGTACAGTCACGACCTACTCTCTGGTCCAGACAG cagccaatcagaaaagaCGGTGGTCTCACTGGACAAGCTGGCTGTTGATTTCATACCCATCGATACCAACAGGAAATa cctcagcacagacaggccTTTGGAAGATACCCGTCAATCTCCGACAAAAAAGcaaccagcagacacacagag cccACTGGTCTTGGTGGATCCCCTGCCCAGCAGTGCTGACAACCCGAGTCAAAATGTCGTCACCTCAACAGTGAG TGTCAAAGAACAAAAGACAAAGTTTGAGGACCTGAGCAGCACACAGACTACTATCAG GACAGTTCAGTCATCATCTGAAACTGTCAAGACTACATCTACCAAGAG CACAATTAAGTTGCCATCTGAAACGATCAAAACTACATCTACCAAGAG CACAATTGAGTTGCCATCTGAAACAGTCAAGACTACAACTACCAAGAG CGCAATTGAGTTGCCATCTGAAACAGTCAAGACTACATCTACCAAGAG CACAATTGAGTTGCCATCTGAAACAGTCAAGACTACAACTACCAAGAG CGCAATTGAGTTGCCATCTGAAACAGTCAAGACTACATCTACCAAGAG TACAATTGAGTTCCCATCTGAAACAGTCAAGACTACAACTACCAAGAG CACAATTGAGTTGCCATCTGAAACAGTCAAGACTACAACTACCAAGAG CGCAATTGAGTTGCCATCTGAAACAGTCAAGACTACATCTACCAAGAG TACAATTGAGTTCCCATCTGAAACAGTCAAGACTACAACTACCAAGAG CACCATTGAGTTGCCATCTGAAACAGTCAAGACTACAACTACCAAGAG CACAATTGAGTTTCCATCTGAAACAGTCAAGACTACAACTACCAAGAG CTCCCAAGAGCCTTTGATCCCACTGAGCTCCCGAGAGACGCTTCAAAGCTGGGAAACCAG CAGAAAATATGTCTCAAACTATGCTTTGGACAGCCAGTCAGCTGACAATGATTCAGACAGCAAAACTGAAACCCTGATCACTACAGAAGAAGA GCAAGAAGAGCCTGAAGCAGTGGGAGCAGACGACGCTGAGGATGACTGGAA ATATAGGGAGGAAAGCAGCACACGCTGGAGCAGTTGGAGGACACAAACCATAGCTTCCGAAACAGAGGCCACAGAAGAGAG TGAGCCAGAGCCACAGAGACCCCCGTCAGTCCCCTTGGACAG GGCCTTGGAGAACACCATACAAGAGCTCGATTCACTCGAGCCCAAGAA gAGCTTTGTGTATGTGAAAGAGTACGTCAATTCAGAGCTGGCCAACAACACAAGCCAAAATGGAGG AAATGAATATGTATCCTCACGCACTTCCTCCTACTCCTACAGCAGCCCTCCTACCAATTTCAG GAACTGCACATACTGCGGAGAGCTGGTAGGAAGTGACGCAAAGATCACCATCGAGGACCTGAACATCTACTGCCATCCGAGCTGCTTCAAG tgtggtgtgtgcagtagACCCATGGGAGACCTGCTGTACAACATGTTCCTGCATCACTCAACGGTCCACTGTGAAACCTGTTACTCCAATCTCTTCTAG